The DNA segment AGGATTTGGCATGGAGAAATTCCCTTCACTTAATGAACTGGAGGAATTCTTTTAAGAAATTAAGTTTATTTAAATGATTAGTTAGTTGGTAATATTATGAATGTATCTTTTATAAAACAGATGAAAAACCTGGAACGCGAAGTTTTATTGAAATCTGTTGAATTAGATGATGACAGCGATGATTTCCAATTTGAATTAGACAATTTTAGCACTTCCGAGGAAATCATAGCTATTGCACCTAGGTGTGTAAGATGTAATACATGTGTTGGTGAATGCCCAGTAAATGCAATCGAACCAGCTAATATTTTTAGAATAGCTCAAATAACCGATAAGTGTGTCAAATGTGAAATTTGCGTACAGACTTGTCCGGTTTCTGCAATCAAATTAATTGATAATTCAGTTGTTTATGATGATGGCAATGAAGAGGACATTATTGAATATAACTTGGGTAATGTTAGCTGTTCTCATAGGGTTGTTCGTATGAACAGCATTTCAATCGATTATTCTGATGACAATAATTGGGCTGATTGTGCGGATTTATGTCCAACGAATGCATTTACTCTTGAATTCAAAGACTTCTTTGAGAAGAGAAATATTGATTTGGGCATAGATTTGATAGATGATGAGTTATATCCGCATATTAATGAAAAGATGTGCATCGGCTGCAGTGCATGTGTTGAGATTTCACTCAATGACAATGCCATTGAGCTTGATAGGTATATAGGGCCTGTTGTCCATAGCAGGAATCTCGATATAAATCATGATGCATGCGTTAATTGTTATTTATGTGAAGAAAATTGTCCGACAGGGGCAATTGAATTAGTGGATGGTGAAGTTAGCCTTGACGATGATAAATGTATCAGGTGTGTTGAATGTACAAATCATTGTCCTGTAGGGGCATTAAAAAGAGTGGAAATTGAATAAAAATGAGGTTTGTTTATGAGAGCAAAAGAATTAATGGATAAAGAGTTCGTATATTTAAATTGCGAAGACACTGTAGTTGAAGTTTCAAAAGTAATGGAAAAAATTAGACGTTTCACCTGTCCTGTTGTTAATGATAACAAGCAACTAGTTGGATGGATAACCTCTTTTGACATAACAAAAGGTTTAAGGGAAGGGAACGAAAAGATTTCTGAAATTATGAGTGGTTATGAAGAAATTGCAACAGTCCATGAAAATGATCCTGCAAGAAAGGCAGTAATTCTAACTGCAAACAATAAATTCGTAACTGTGCCTGTTGTAAACGATGACAATCAGGTCATTGGTATGGTTCGTGCATGTGATATTGTGGAATTATTGTCTGAGCTTTACGATATTAAAGTGGAAAAGCTATACAAGGCAATGCAAAACCAACTCAAAGGTGTAACTTGGGAAGAGCTAATGTCAGCATCCGCATTGGTATCCAAAAAGACTACTGGTGTAAAAATTTCTCCGGAGGAATATGAGGCAAATATCACCAATGCCACATTCGGAGAAGCAATCTGGGCTACCGGAGGATTGGAAAAATTCTTTGCAGGTTTAATCTCAGTTGGTGAGATGGTTATTGCCCGTCGTGTAGGAAAAGCAAGAAAATAAACAAAAAACACTGATTAATAATTTCTAAACAGACCCTTGTTGTTTTCCACATTAACACATTAAAAATAAGACTTTTAGTCTTATTTTACTATTTTTTTTCAAAAATTTTTTAACATTGTTTAAACATATTAGTAGATATGGTGTGAATCTATGCATAAAAAAATTAATTTTTTCATAATTTTATTTGTTTTTGCATTCTTTTCATTATCTTTTGTTTCAGCAGGCGAATTGAATTGCACTTCTGTAAATAAGATGGACTGCAATGATACTGTTGATTCAATTAGTCTAGATGATGTCGGGTTAACCAACATCTCTGAAGTTCGTTCACATTCAAGCATTGAAAAAACAAAACCTGTCATTAGTTTAAAAACTAATCATGTTAAGACTAAGGGCACACTGGGCATATATTTGAAAAACTCTTCTGGAGATGCATTGAAATTTAAAAACCTGACCATTTCATTAAACAATAAGAAATATTCCATTTTCACTGATTCAAAAGGAATCGCATATTTGAATATTAGCCTTCCTGCAAAAAGTTACAGATTAAAAGTTACATTTGCAGGGGATGGACAATATAGATATGTCTCTAAAAGTTTCAATGTTGAGGTTTCAAAGTTGGATACCCAACTCACTTCCCATGCTAATTTTTTACTGAGAGGCCAATATCTGTATGTTGATTTAAGTGCTAACAATGATTTGCTTTCATCCAAGAAGGTTTCCATAAAGATTAATGGAAAAACACATGTCAAAACTACAAATAGATATGGCCGTGCGGCGATTAAGATAGGACTTGTGCCCGCATCTTATTCCGTGAAGATAAAATTTAATGGAGACGGTTATTATGAACCTTCACAAAAGAAATTCAACTTGAGGGTAACTCGTTACACTTCAATAACCATAGGGAATACCAGATTACTCACAAACGGTTATTTGAGAATTTATTTAAAGGCATCTGAAATATCTCATAAATCACTCACAATTAAGATTGCAAATAAAAAATTCAGCGTAAAAACCGATTCCGAAGGAATCATTGTTTTAAAACCTGATGTCTGGAATAAAACATACAATGTGGTAGTCAAGTATGGCAAATACTGGACATCTAAAAAAGTCCAAGGAGTGACAGGAAACGTTAAAGATCCATTAAAGGAGAATATTACTTTAAGAAATGGCGTTCCGGATGTTGACATGATGCCTGGAAATTATGTTATGGGTGATGAAAGTGCAACATATACATTAACAAAGGCACAATATAGGGAAGCAATTCAAAGAGACAGCTATTGTCTGTTTTTAAATAACAAATTGTCTAAATACACTTTCTTTAAAACAAAATCACATCCTAATACTTATCATATCATCAAACGTGAAAAGTGGAATGTCATTGAAAGGGCTATAAACGCTAAATTGGTCAAGGCCAACAAATATGATTATTGGCCAAGTTACATCACGGTTTCCCTTAAGGGCAAATCATATGTCTATTCGGAAGTTCGGGATGTGCAAGACACCAGTTATACCTGCGGACCAGCTTCAGCAAGCGTTTGCAGTCAGGT comes from the Methanobrevibacter sp. genome and includes:
- a CDS encoding 4Fe-4S binding protein, with protein sequence MNVSFIKQMKNLEREVLLKSVELDDDSDDFQFELDNFSTSEEIIAIAPRCVRCNTCVGECPVNAIEPANIFRIAQITDKCVKCEICVQTCPVSAIKLIDNSVVYDDGNEEDIIEYNLGNVSCSHRVVRMNSISIDYSDDNNWADCADLCPTNAFTLEFKDFFEKRNIDLGIDLIDDELYPHINEKMCIGCSACVEISLNDNAIELDRYIGPVVHSRNLDINHDACVNCYLCEENCPTGAIELVDGEVSLDDDKCIRCVECTNHCPVGALKRVEIE
- a CDS encoding HPP family protein, which gives rise to MRAKELMDKEFVYLNCEDTVVEVSKVMEKIRRFTCPVVNDNKQLVGWITSFDITKGLREGNEKISEIMSGYEEIATVHENDPARKAVILTANNKFVTVPVVNDDNQVIGMVRACDIVELLSELYDIKVEKLYKAMQNQLKGVTWEELMSASALVSKKTTGVKISPEEYEANITNATFGEAIWATGGLEKFFAGLISVGEMVIARRVGKARK